From Achromobacter spanius, a single genomic window includes:
- a CDS encoding patatin-like phospholipase family protein — translation MQGGGAHGAFTWGVLDRLLEESWLGIDGISGTSAGAMNAAVLVLGHARGGADGARAALEDFWRRVSDAARFSPFRRSPLDILMGSWSLDHSPMFIAFDLASRVFSPYDLSAAGTNPLAAILQDVIDFDELARAPIHLFITATNARTGRGRVFKNAEVNADVLLASACLPTMFRAVMIDGDPYWDGGYSGNPTITPLVRECQSHDTILVQINPVERAGLPSSAREIMNRLNEVTFNASLLKELRMIALLRQVADPGNGEGRMWADMRIHRVSSELMVELGSSSKLNAEWPFLCMLRDEGRKAADRFLAEHGDDLGKRSSLDIDELLGEV, via the coding sequence CTGCAAGGAGGAGGCGCGCACGGCGCGTTCACCTGGGGCGTGCTGGACCGGCTGCTGGAAGAATCCTGGCTTGGCATCGACGGCATTTCCGGCACCTCCGCCGGCGCCATGAATGCCGCCGTGCTGGTGCTGGGTCATGCGCGGGGCGGCGCCGACGGCGCCCGTGCCGCACTGGAGGACTTCTGGCGGCGCGTGTCCGATGCGGCGCGGTTCAGCCCGTTCCGCCGCAGCCCGCTCGATATCCTGATGGGCTCCTGGTCGCTGGATCATTCGCCCATGTTCATTGCGTTTGACCTGGCGTCGCGGGTGTTTTCCCCTTATGACCTCAGCGCCGCGGGGACCAATCCGCTGGCGGCCATCCTGCAGGACGTCATCGACTTCGACGAGCTGGCGCGCGCGCCCATCCATCTGTTCATTACGGCGACCAACGCGCGCACCGGGCGCGGCCGGGTGTTCAAGAATGCCGAGGTGAACGCCGACGTGCTGCTGGCCTCGGCCTGCCTGCCGACCATGTTCCGGGCAGTGATGATCGACGGCGACCCCTACTGGGACGGCGGCTACAGCGGTAACCCCACGATCACGCCGCTGGTGCGGGAGTGCCAGTCGCACGACACGATCCTCGTGCAGATCAATCCGGTCGAGCGGGCCGGGCTGCCCAGCAGCGCCCGCGAGATCATGAACCGCCTGAACGAAGTCACGTTCAACGCGTCGCTGTTGAAAGAGCTGCGCATGATCGCGCTGCTGCGCCAGGTGGCCGATCCCGGCAATGGCGAGGGCAGGATGTGGGCGGACATGCGCATCCATCGCGTCTCGTCCGAGCTGATGGTGGAACTGGGCTCTTCCTCCAAGCTCAATGCCGAATGGCCGTTTCTGTGCATGTTGCGCGACGAGGGCAGGAAAGCCGCCGACCGCTTTCTGGCCGAGCATGGCGATGACCTGGGCAAGCGGTCATCGCTGGATATCGACGAACTGCTGGGCGAGGTTTGA
- a CDS encoding GntP family permease, translating into MGLFGILLALVLLIGLAYRGWSILLLAPAAAMVTAAAAGEPLLAHWTQTFMGGAAGFVAQFFPLFLLGALFGKLMADSGSVTAIADAMTRKLGARRAILAVVLAGAIVTYGGVSLFVAFFVLAPMAHALFKAAGIPVRLMPAAILLGTSTFTMSALPGTPAVQNAIPMPFFATTPFAAPGLGIIASAIMLGFGLWWLSRAEASARRAGEGYVAPAGMAADVSDDVLVRERATVAREFDPAEMHHGQRSPDAPSTLVAAAPLVVVILVNLFMTLVVLPRMDTAWLAEARWGGTSLAAVGGVWSVITALLAAIAVLVVLNFRRLPSLRDTMDAGVNASALPLLSVASLVGFGAVVASLPSFAAVRDWVLSIEGGPLVSLAVATNVLAALTGSASGGLTIALQSLAATYMELAQTLGIDPALMHRVSVIGAGTLDSLPHNGAVVTLLAVCGSTHRDGYMNIVVVGILGPIIGLAAVIALGSAVGSF; encoded by the coding sequence ATGGGACTCTTCGGCATCCTGCTCGCACTGGTACTGCTGATCGGGCTGGCGTACCGCGGCTGGAGCATCCTGCTGCTGGCGCCGGCGGCGGCCATGGTGACGGCGGCCGCCGCCGGGGAACCGCTGCTGGCCCACTGGACGCAGACGTTCATGGGCGGCGCGGCCGGGTTCGTGGCGCAGTTCTTTCCCTTGTTTCTGCTGGGGGCGCTGTTTGGCAAGCTGATGGCCGACAGCGGGTCCGTCACGGCGATTGCCGACGCGATGACGCGCAAGCTCGGCGCGCGGCGCGCCATCCTGGCGGTGGTGCTGGCCGGCGCCATCGTGACCTATGGCGGCGTCAGCCTGTTCGTGGCGTTTTTCGTGCTGGCGCCCATGGCGCACGCGCTTTTCAAGGCGGCCGGGATTCCGGTGCGGCTGATGCCCGCGGCCATCCTGCTTGGCACGTCCACCTTCACGATGTCCGCGTTGCCGGGCACGCCCGCCGTGCAGAACGCGATCCCCATGCCGTTCTTTGCGACCACGCCGTTCGCAGCACCCGGGCTGGGCATCATCGCCAGCGCGATCATGCTGGGCTTCGGGTTGTGGTGGCTGAGCCGTGCGGAAGCCTCGGCGCGGCGCGCGGGCGAGGGCTATGTCGCGCCGGCCGGTATGGCCGCCGACGTGTCCGACGATGTCCTGGTGCGCGAGCGCGCCACCGTCGCGCGCGAGTTCGATCCCGCCGAAATGCATCATGGCCAGCGCAGCCCCGACGCGCCGTCCACGCTGGTGGCCGCGGCGCCGCTCGTGGTCGTGATCCTGGTCAACCTGTTCATGACGCTGGTTGTTCTGCCGCGCATGGACACCGCCTGGCTGGCCGAGGCGCGATGGGGCGGCACCAGCCTGGCCGCGGTGGGCGGCGTCTGGTCGGTGATCACCGCGCTGCTGGCCGCGATTGCGGTGCTGGTGGTGTTGAACTTCCGGCGCCTGCCGTCGCTGCGCGACACCATGGATGCGGGCGTGAACGCGTCGGCGCTGCCCTTGCTGAGCGTCGCGAGCCTCGTGGGATTTGGCGCGGTGGTCGCGTCGCTGCCGTCGTTCGCGGCGGTGCGCGATTGGGTGCTGTCGATCGAGGGCGGGCCGCTGGTGTCGCTGGCCGTCGCCACCAATGTGCTGGCGGCGCTGACCGGGTCGGCGTCGGGCGGCCTGACCATCGCCCTGCAATCGCTGGCCGCGACGTACATGGAACTGGCCCAGACGCTGGGTATCGATCCGGCGCTGATGCACCGGGTGTCGGTGATCGGCGCGGGCACGCTGGACAGCCTGCCGCACAACGGCGCCGTGGTGACGCTGCTGGCGGTGTGCGGATCGACGCACCGGGACGGCTACATGAACATCGTCGTGGTGGGCATTTTGGGGCCCATCATCGGGCTGGCCGCCGTCATCGCGCTGGGCAGCGCGGTGGGGTCCTTCTGA